Proteins from a single region of Mytilus trossulus isolate FHL-02 chromosome 2, PNRI_Mtr1.1.1.hap1, whole genome shotgun sequence:
- the LOC134705480 gene encoding uncharacterized protein LOC134705480 has product MSRYVAVLFFVIFAVVIAYPGGGGHPHDGGTGGDPHHTVTGGDPHNGGTGGDPHNGGTGGDPHNGGTGGDPHNGGGGNPHYGGGGAQYGGGGAPQYGGGGAPQYGGGGAPQYGGGGAPQYGGGGAPQYGGGGAPQYGGGGAPQYGGGGAPQYGGGGAPQYGGGGAPQYGGGGAPQYGGGGAPQYGGGGAPNYAGQGQPAQYGYDYYQKHCPCSKVHKKIDFVFVIKLVTKNYKPPGHRRHGFVSIHTDVLTVCQNDKKKKPYSGRGSSQPMARLETLKNADAGCGPFDGMQEGRCYIVRGYTSKPSYYRYFNIDQCNRPEPVHCGYAKCPYY; this is encoded by the exons atgtcaaGATACGTTGCAGTCcttttctttgtaatttttgCTGTGGTGATTGCATATCCTGGAGGAGGTGGTCACCCGCATGACGGAGGAACAGGTGGTGACCCCCATCATACAGTAACAGGTGGTGACCCTCATAATGGAGGAACAGGTGGTGACCCTCATAATGGAGGAACAGGTGGTGACCCTCATAATGGAGGAACAGGTGGTGACCCTCATAATGGAGGAGGCGGTAATCCTCATTACGGTGGAGGTGGTGCTCAATATGGAGGAGGTGGTGCCCCACAATATGGAGGAGGTGGTGCGCCCCAGTATGGAGGAGGCGGTGCCCCACAATATGGAGGAGGTGGTGCGCCCCAGTATGGAGGAGGCGGTGCCCCACAATATGGAGGAGGTGGTGCGCCCCAGTATGGAGGAGGCGGTGCCCCACAATATGGAGGAGGTGGTGCGCCCCAGTATGGAGGAGGTGGTGCCCCACAATATGGAGGAGGTGGTGCGCCCCAGTATGGAGGAGGTGGTGCCCCACAATATGGAGGAGGTGGTGCGCCCCAGTATGGAGGAGGTGGTGCCCCCAATTATGCAGGACAGGGTCAACCTGCACAGTATGGTTATGATTACTACCAAAAGCATTGCCCGTGTAGCAAAGTTCATAAGAAAATTGACTTTG TGTTCGTTATTAAATTGGTAACTAAAAACTATAAACCACCAGGCCACAGACGACATGGATTTGTTTCTATTCATACTGATGTTTTGACAGTTTGTCAG AATGACAAGAAAAAGAAGCCGTACAGTGGTAGAGGCAGCAGTCAACCAATGGCTAGACTGGAAACACTCAAAAATGCAGATGCTGGTTGTGGACCTTTTGATGGCATGCAAGAAGGAAGATGTTATATCGTCAGGG ggTATACATCAAAGCCAAGTTACTACAGATATTTCAACATAGACCAATGCAATCGTCCTGAGCCTGTTCACTGCGGCTATGCAAAGTGTCCATACTATTGA